One Bradysia coprophila strain Holo2 chromosome IV unlocalized genomic scaffold, BU_Bcop_v1 contig_144, whole genome shotgun sequence DNA window includes the following coding sequences:
- the LOC119071402 gene encoding serine-enriched protein isoform X2, translating into MPEVLTLSGLADAEPDYTTFENKTGLAEDMKFLASMPELCDVTFLVGDTREPVCAVKAVLASRSRVFQKMLYQAPSPQRKKDPPPRENKLRLFLKRSSEPLLNLQNAAQQPSGQQHQTLIIEEFEPDVFRQLIEYIHTGCVTLQPRTLLGVMNAADYYGLEELRKACAGFVQCCINVDTVCALLASAERYIQYKCTKSLVQKVLEFVDEHGNEVLNLGSFTLLPQHVVRLILAREELRADEFTKFQAALMWSKKYCDNNPNIPLKEVIGNFLEYIQFHKIPANVLMREIHPLGLVPYAIIMNALAYQADPASVDPGKLSPNSSRVRHPHSKHHQPKIRKAKSQSFRTRRSPSERRSPNSFIPFQGPLNLNDKRRSPNSQKSPGSLSQQESKSPGSSSSKSPFSLSRQGTLRSSHRRKNSMGTSLNLNPPGRRSPAPLSPQGRRSPGFLTADGMRSPIEFSGLGPLDRKSPTSLFPERLSPTSNIQIQGRRSPIGFYESDRRSPTSTVHVQDRKSPTINGLDDGRRSPTVQVQGRRSPIGFSQGLITCIPIVTPTDKRSPMGNMQIPPITVSNSEMSWAHISETCVSVDKTDKSPATTEEKPPSPVQERKERSVIREIIAFVRKPSKKTPPTTATTRTGRFANAFSRAESGSASPLLRQSTFSSSPAASSRAAKSAVTKQMSLQSKVLDFPSTSESKMSLKLLNSKMSLRLRRTTTDDKKKKSSGDEMSDMESSDSKTESSSALFELENVRFEKVGESYIKHDKIREETLEDASPSPVQVVALSEQLDCKTESEHDGNKNMDRNVELLKESLGPFFGKPPEPIYANLLEIQGEKSNDLQIQCPTFEIMPPSRRSSFDPPRSPFLENLKSPCDTDTELMHLNRLDSAGDSFEMVDTDRNRESSFESRYPSSSYTSFDISRYQSTSYEDQTSSFEIIDMDNPRGSIDQKSPIDLRKSSIELVNIETFQRSENAGRKSSLETHFEYQGPASLSTPKTKKQISEPNRCRDCFPNTLGMRTHYSAPNRPRSPLSAQTSSNYSSRDSYDSGFEFLSHSRTSHCNSELKSPFSDKSKQHFPLTVKQSPDTRSFLCTDQRCASIFEPRPGRVTASQLIPSSNEFEPPSPRRAASASPKHTFTFRIVLKKVDSSPDAICPSAERRRSRDRNERLRRRDSRKKRMLDSGKSF; encoded by the exons ATGCCGGAAGTTTTGACATTATCAGGGCTCGCCGATGCGGAGCCAGATTATACAACATTTGAAAATAAGACTGGACTGGCTGAAGACATGAAGTTTTTAGCATCTATGCCTGAGTTGTGCGATGTAACGTTTTTGGTTGGTGATACCAGAGAGCCAGTATGTGCCGTGAAG GCAGTTCTGGCATCTCGTTCACGAGTCTTCCAAAAGATGCTGTATCAAGCTCCATCACCGCAACGCAAGAAAGATCCTCCGCCTCGAGAAAATAAACTTCGTTTGTTCTTGAAACGATCCTCCGAGCCATTGTTGAATCTCCAAAATGCTGCCCAACAG CCATCGGGCCAGCAACATCAAACGCTAATCATTGAAGAATTTGAACCAGATGTATTTCGTCAATTGATTGAATACATTCATACCGGTTGCGTAACTCTTCAGCCTCGCACATTGTTAG GTGTGATGAATGCAGCCGATTATTATG GTTTGGAGGAATTGCGTAAAGCTTGTGCCGGTTTCGTTCAATGTTGCATAAACGTTGATACAGTATGTGCGTTATTAGCATCAGCTGAAAGATATATTCAGTACAAATGCACAAAGAGCTTGGTACAAAAAGTCTTGGAATTCGTTGACGAGCATGGAAACGAGGTGTTGAATTTGGGTAGTTTTACATTGTTGCCACAGCATGTTGTTAGATTAATTTTAGCTAGGGAAGAGTTGCGGGCAGATGAGTTTACCAAATTTCAGGCCGCTCTTAT GTGGagtaaaaaatattgtgaCAACAATCCT AACATACCGCTAAAAGAGGTAATCGGAAATTTTCTGGAATACATtcaattccataaaattcctGCCAACGTTTTGATGCGTGAAATTCATCCATTGGGACTGGTACCATATGCGATCATTATGAACGCATTAGCGTATCAG GCAGACCCAGCATCTGTCGACCCAGGAAAGTTATCACCAAACTCTAGTCGAGTAAGAC ATCCACATTCCAAACACCATCAACCGAAAATCCGAAAAGCCAAATCACAAAGTTTCCGCACACGTCGATCACCATCTGAGCGAAGAAGCCCCAATTCCTTCATACCATTTCAAGGGCCGTTGAATTTGAATGACAAACGAAGAAGTCCCAACTCTCAGAAGAGTCCCGGCAGCTTATCGCAACAAGAAAGTAAAAGTCCAGGAAGTTCATCGTCAAAAAGTCCATTTTCTTTGTCGCGACAAGGAACACTGAGATCCTCACATCGTCGAAAGAACAGTATGGGCACATCGTTGAATTTGAATCCACCGGGCCGTCGGAGTCCAGCTCCCTTAAGTCCACAGGGACGGCGGAGTCCTGGTTTCCTCACGGCAGATGGAATGCGAAGTCCAATTGAATTCTCAGGTCTGGGACCACTGGATAGAAAATCACCTACAAGTCTTTTTCCCGAGCGTCTCAGCCCGACGTCTAACATTCAAATACAAGGCCGGCGAAGTCCAATAGGGTTTTATGAGTCTGATAGAAGAAGTCCAACGTCAACAGTTCATGTTCAAGATAGAAAGAGCCCAACCATAAATGGTTTAGATGATGGAAGGCGAAGTCCTACCGTTCAAGTACAAGGTCGTAGAAGCCCTATTGGATTCTCTCAAGGACTTATAACATGTATTCCAATCGTCACACCTACCGACAAACGTAGCCCAATGGGAAATATGCAAATTCCACCGATAACAGTTTCAAACAG CGAAATGTCTTGGGCTCATATATCAGAGACGTGCGTGAGCGTTGATAAAACCGACAAGTCACCGGCAACGACTGAGGAGAAACCACCGTCTCCAGTACAGGAGCGTAAAGAGCGAAGCGTTATTAGAGAAATAATCGCATTCGTCCGTAAACCATCGAAAAAAACGCCACCTACAACAGCGACGACCAGAACTGGACGATTTGCGAACGCCTTCTCTCGTGCAGAATCAGGTTCAGCATCACCATTGCTGAGACAGAGCACATTTTCGAGTTCTCCGGCTGCGTCAAGTCGTGCTGCCAAATCTGCCGTCACGAAACAAATGTCTCTTCAAAGCAAAGTCTTAGATTTTCCAT CCACATCGGAGTCAAAAATGTCCTTAAAGTTGCTGAATTCCAAAATGTCGTTAAGACTACGACGCACTACAACCGAtgacaaaaagaagaaatcaAGCGGTGACGAAATGAGCGATATGGAAAGTAGCGATTCAAAAACAGAGTCGAGCAGTGCTTTATTTGAATTAGAAAATGTAAGATTTGAAAAGGTTGGGGAATCGTATATAAAACATGACAAAATACGCGAAGAAACTTTAGAAGATGCTAGTCCTAGTCCAGTTCAAGTAGTCGCGTTGTCAGAGCAGCTAGACTGTAAAACTGAATCTGAGCACGatggaaacaaaaatatgGACAGAAATGTTGAGCTTTTGAAAGAGTCTTTAGGTCCGTTCTTTGGTAAACCGCCGGAACCAATTTATGCCAATTTACTAGAAATACAAGGCGAGAAGAGTAACGATCTACAAATCCAATGTCCAACATTTGAGATAATGCCACCGTCACGACGATCGTCTTTCGATCCACCTCGATCACCATTcctcgaaaatttgaaaagtccTTGTGACACAGACACTGAATTGATGCATCTGAATCGACTAGATTCAGCTGGCGATAGCTTCGAAATGGTTGACACGGACCGGAATCGCGAATCCAGTTTCGAAAGTCGTTACCCATCGTCAAGTTATACcagtttcgatatttcaagatATCAGTCGACGAGTTACGAAGATCAAACGTCGAGTTTCGAAATTATCGATATGGACAATCCCAGAGGAAGCATTGATCAAAAGTCTCCGATTGATCTACGCAAATCATCGATTGAACTCGTGAATATTGAAACATTTCAGAGGTCAGAAAATGCTGGCCGAAAATCATCCCTAGAAACACATTTCGAGTATCAAGGACCAGCCAGTCTGTCCACACCGAAAACTAAAAAGCAAATTTCAGAACCGAATCGCTGTAGAGACTGTTTTCCTAATACATTGGGCATGCGAACACATTACTCTGCGCCGAACCGGCCGAGAAGTCCGTTATCTGCACAAACCTCGTCAAACTACAGTTCGCGAGACAGCTACGACTCTGGCTTTGAATTTCTCAGCCATTCTCGGACTTCACACTGTAATTCAGAACTGAAGAGTCCATTCTCCGATAAATCCAAACAACATTTCCCGTTGACAGTCAAACAAAGTCCCGATACCCGTTCATTCCTCTGTACTGATCAAAGATGTGCCTCCATATTTGAACCACGTCCTGGACGTGTCACTGCTTCACAGTTAATACCGAGCTCAAACGAATTCGAACCGCCATCTCCACGTAGAGCGGCAAGCGCTTCGCCGAAGCACACATTCACATTTCGAATTGTTCTGAAAAAGGTGGATAGTTCTCCAGATGCCATTTGTCCGTCAGCTGAACGGCGACGTAGTAGAGATCGAAACGAAAGATTACGACGTAGAGATAGTCGCAAGAAGCGAATGTTGGACAGCGGAAAAAGTTTCTAG
- the LOC119071116 gene encoding alpha-amylase A-like has product MKSLFVILLVVAGALAQFNPHFAANRNGIVHLFEWKWADIAAECERFLAPNGFAGVQVSPVNENILVNNRPWWERYQPISYQLTTRSGNEAQFRNMVTRCNNVGVRIYVDVILNHMSADSANPIGTGGNRADPAARSFPAVPYSVTDFNTPCGIYDYSDRYQVRNCELVGLRDLNQAVPWVRDRLVEFLDKLVEIGVAGFRVDAAKHMWPGDLDIIYRRVRNLNTAHHFPANARPFITQEVIDLGFEAISASEYTHMGTVTEFKYSAEIGRVFRGHDQLRWLQNWGTGWGFLPSHEALVFVDNHDNQRGHGGGGANVLTYKESKQYKMATAFKLAHPFGIKRLMSSFAFSHSDQGPPQDANGNLISPSILADGTCGNGWVCEHRWRQIYQMVEFSNVVGTVPISNWWSNNNNQIAFARSGRGFIAFNNQAETLNANLQTSLSAGRYCDIISGRNNNGVCTGIAIDVAAGGTAQITLPSSAYDGVIAIHVGAQSRI; this is encoded by the exons atgaaatctttaTTCGTAATTTTGCTAGTAGTTGCGGGAGCTTTAGCTCAATTCAATCCACATTTTGCGGCAAACAGAAACGGCATTGTCCATTTATTCGAATGGAAATGGGCTGATATTGCTGCAG AATGTGAACGATTTTTGGCACCAAATGGTTTTGCTGGAGTGCAGGTATCACCAGtgaacgaaaacattttagtCAACAACCGTCCATGGTGGGAAAGATATCAG CCGATTTCGTACCAACTTACTACTAGATCCGGTAATGAGGCCCAATTTCGAAATATGGTCACACGTTGTAACAATGTGGGAGTTAGAATTTATGTCGACGTTATTTTGAATCATATGTCTGCTGACAGTGCCAATCCAATAGGAACTGGAGGAAATAG AGCCGATCCAGCAGCTAGAAGCTTCCCAGCTGTTCCATATTCAGTTACCGATTTCAACACTCCATGTGGCATTTATGATTATTCAGATCGTTACCAAGTGCGCAACTGTGAATTGGTTGGGCTTCGCGATTTAAATCAAGCTGTACCATGGGTACGTGATCGTCTTGTTGAATTTTTGGATAAATTAGTTGAAATTGGTGTAGCTGGCTTCCGCGTTGATGCCGCTAAGCATATGTGGCCTGGAGATTTGGAT ATCATTTACCGCAGAGtaagaaatttaaatacgGCTCATCACTTCCCAGCTAATGCTCGTCCGTTTAT tacTCAAGAGGTTATTGACCTTGGTTTTGAAGCTATCTCAGCATCGGAATACACTCACATGGGCACAG TTACTGAATTCAAATATTCCGCTGAGATCGGAAGAGTCTTCCGTGGACACGATCAACTTAGATGGCTTCAAAATTGGGGAACTGGATGGGGATTCTTACCTTCCCATGAAGCTTTAg TTTTCGTCGACAATCATGATAATCAGCGTGGACACGGTGGTGGCGGAGCTAATGTCTTAACTTACAAGGAATCCAAACAATATAAAATGGCAACTGCTTTCAAGCTTGCTCATCCTTTCGGAATCAAACGATTGATGAGTTCTTTCGCTTTCAGTCATAGCGATCAGGGACCACCACAAGACGCAAACGGCAATTTGATTTCACCTTCAATTCTTGCCGACGGTACGTGTGGCAATGGCTGGGTGTGTGAACATCGTTGGAGACAAATTTACCAGATGGTTGAGTTCAGCAATGTCGTAGGAACGGTTCCCATATCAAACTGGTGGtctaacaacaacaaccagaTTGCATTTGCTAGGTCCGGTCGCGGTTTTATTGCGTTCAATAATCAGGCCGAGACACTCAACGCCAATCTTCAAACATCACTGTCTGCTGGCAGATATTGCGATATTATATCGGGACGTAATAATAATGGAGTCTGTACTGGTATTGCTATTGATGTTGCCGCTGGCGGAACAGCACAAATCACTCTTCCTAGTTCGGCTTATGATGGTGTCATTGCTATTCACGTAGGAGCACAGTcaagaatttaa
- the LOC119071402 gene encoding serine-enriched protein isoform X1: MPEVLTLSGLADAEPDYTTFENKTGLAEDMKFLASMPELCDVTFLVGDTREPVCAVKAVLASRSRVFQKMLYQAPSPQRKKDPPPRENKLRLFLKRSSEPLLNLQNAAQQRSGFSQQLPVIPEPSGQQHQTLIIEEFEPDVFRQLIEYIHTGCVTLQPRTLLGVMNAADYYGLEELRKACAGFVQCCINVDTVCALLASAERYIQYKCTKSLVQKVLEFVDEHGNEVLNLGSFTLLPQHVVRLILAREELRADEFTKFQAALMWSKKYCDNNPNIPLKEVIGNFLEYIQFHKIPANVLMREIHPLGLVPYAIIMNALAYQADPASVDPGKLSPNSSRVRRARQSQGRSMSVQSCDPYGSNTTLSSSGSSDPAILGSLNSN; encoded by the exons ATGCCGGAAGTTTTGACATTATCAGGGCTCGCCGATGCGGAGCCAGATTATACAACATTTGAAAATAAGACTGGACTGGCTGAAGACATGAAGTTTTTAGCATCTATGCCTGAGTTGTGCGATGTAACGTTTTTGGTTGGTGATACCAGAGAGCCAGTATGTGCCGTGAAG GCAGTTCTGGCATCTCGTTCACGAGTCTTCCAAAAGATGCTGTATCAAGCTCCATCACCGCAACGCAAGAAAGATCCTCCGCCTCGAGAAAATAAACTTCGTTTGTTCTTGAAACGATCCTCCGAGCCATTGTTGAATCTCCAAAATGCTGCCCAACAG AGAAGTGGTTTCAGTCAACAATTGCCTGTAATACCCGAG CCATCGGGCCAGCAACATCAAACGCTAATCATTGAAGAATTTGAACCAGATGTATTTCGTCAATTGATTGAATACATTCATACCGGTTGCGTAACTCTTCAGCCTCGCACATTGTTAG GTGTGATGAATGCAGCCGATTATTATG GTTTGGAGGAATTGCGTAAAGCTTGTGCCGGTTTCGTTCAATGTTGCATAAACGTTGATACAGTATGTGCGTTATTAGCATCAGCTGAAAGATATATTCAGTACAAATGCACAAAGAGCTTGGTACAAAAAGTCTTGGAATTCGTTGACGAGCATGGAAACGAGGTGTTGAATTTGGGTAGTTTTACATTGTTGCCACAGCATGTTGTTAGATTAATTTTAGCTAGGGAAGAGTTGCGGGCAGATGAGTTTACCAAATTTCAGGCCGCTCTTAT GTGGagtaaaaaatattgtgaCAACAATCCT AACATACCGCTAAAAGAGGTAATCGGAAATTTTCTGGAATACATtcaattccataaaattcctGCCAACGTTTTGATGCGTGAAATTCATCCATTGGGACTGGTACCATATGCGATCATTATGAACGCATTAGCGTATCAG GCAGACCCAGCATCTGTCGACCCAGGAAAGTTATCACCAAACTCTAGTCGAGTAAGACGTGCACGGCAATCACAAGGTCGTTCTATGTCTGTACAAAGTTGTGATCCGTACGGCTCAAACACAACTTTAAGCTCAAGTGGTAGTAGCGACCCAGCAATATTGGGTTCGCTTAATAGTAACTAA